The following nucleotide sequence is from Triticum dicoccoides isolate Atlit2015 ecotype Zavitan chromosome 7B, WEW_v2.0, whole genome shotgun sequence.
AGTTGAAGTCAAGGAGCAAACCAACTGCGAGGAATTGTGAATGGCTGCCAGTGTGACATCCAGTGATTTTCACAACTACAAACTTGCAGTGGAGTCAAAAGCAACCGGAATATATTTTCTTCCTCTCCAGAAACTGGTAGGATCACTGGCTTTGAACAAAGAGGAAAAAATTCAGTTACAAGTGACCCGCTTTTTTAAGGAACGAAGTCGAAAAAACCCATTCAACCTGGTTGGTTTCTCGAAACACAAACACCAAAAGGAAATCAAAAACTGATATCACATACAAACGTGTCAACTCAGTTGTTATATTGGTATCCTGGGGTTCATGCTCCAGCAGATCAACCAGAAACCAGCAACGACTCAAAAAATAACATATCTCATTCTTCACCATATACAGAGACCTAGACTGAACTTGTCAAGAACCAGGTCCCAAAACCGCAATACGGAgcaccccccaccccccaccccccaccccaaaAAAAGGAAATAAACACGTGCTCATATTTCAAGTACAATACATTACAACAGATCACTAAACAAGCTCACCGGTCACCGGGCATCAATGCGCAGAGTTCCTGGGCTGGCTCGAGGGTCCACCTCCATAGAGCATCTGATAGACCGGTCGGATCCTCACGGTCAGGATCACGCTCAGAAACGTTCCCAAGCATGCCATGCCTGACAGCACAAAGAACGTGAGCCTGAAACAGCTGGGGCCGTAGCATACCATGACATGGTCAGAGCCCGCCACTGCTGCGACGCTGTGCTGTTTTGCCGCTTCATGATCGTAGACATACCCGGCGAGGCTGCTGAACACGAGCGCGCCAAGCGGGTTTGCCAGCAAGATGAAGTTGTAGATCTTCCCAAACTGCTTTAGCCCAAACAACTCCGATGACGTCGACACCATCACCGAGAAATGGACGCCGTAGCAGATGCCGAGTATGGCAACGGAGATGTAGAGCGTGGCTTTGAGACCCAGAGCGAAGACTAGGTAGTTGATTATCATCACCACTTGGGTGCATGTGATCAGTACTGTCCGTGGAAGTGTCCTTGACCTGGAAAAGAAGCTTTGGTTAACCAACCGCAGGATGAAAAATTAAATCAAATTTTAGAATGTGAACAAATGCATTCAACCGTGCATTGCATCCAAACAAGAAAATTTCTGGTCGTATATTTATATCTCCTACACAGTTGGGGCTGGGAACCTTTTTCACTGTTCCAGTCTGTCGGAAAATAAATAAGGGGGAGAAATATTGTCAACCCATTATTTATTGGCTTGTAATCTGAAGCTGGAATGGAGACTTTAGTAATTCAGTTAGAGAAAGCTTTGATCCATAACCCGCGGCAGACATAACGTGTTCCTTTTTAATATAAGAGGTCAGCTCATTCTTTATTGGCTTGTAAGTTGAAACTGGACTGAAGGTTCTAACAATTCTATCAGGATAGTGGCAGACGAATATTTTTGTTTGAAAAAAAAGTCCATTGGTTACCTAGCTATGTTGGCATGCCACAGTTTGTCCAAAAAACAAACAATAAACAACTACATAACCAAAAGAACTCCATGAAACTGGTAGAGCAACTATGTAGACCAACTGGTGCTTGGACAGGTAGATGAAAGTACACCTTGTTTTGCAATTCAATAAATAAGAGATTCCATTACCTGACAAAATAATCAGAAACAGCACCACCTCCTAAGCGGCCAAAGAAGTTGCCCAAACTGAAGAGAGAGACTGATATAGTTGTGCCAACAACACCTGCTGCAGTTCCAACTTGCGCTAGATTGTTAAGAACGGTGACTCCAGACCCAACACCTATAAAAAACACTGCAAAGAGCAACCAGAAATCTGCCTTTAGCAGAGCTTCACGGAACCGGAAGTCCTCTCCCCTTTTTGGTCTTCTTCTCTTCTGCTTCACAGCCCCTTCACCCTCAGCTAAGAGAAGATCAATATCTGCAGCATCCTCATCTTCGATTTTGCCGAAATTTGGTTCAGAGGAAGAAGGCAGAAGAAATGGTTCCGTGTGATCATTGTCAGCAGCAGCAGAAGTGACTTTCCTTGGGACGCTTCGAAACAATGTCATCTTCACGGGTATCGCAAATGGTGCAAGAATGAGAATGACCATAATAGCAATCAAGGAATAGTTCAAAGCAGGGGTGAGAGTCAGAAAACGATCCAACGTCGTGGCCACCACGAGATAAACCCCAAGAAGAGCACTGTTGATCTGTACGAACAGGAAGTGAACTCGCTCCGAGGAATTCTCCACCAGAGAAGGCTCACAAGGCCTCACAAAGTACATTGCGAGAAGGCAAACGATGGCAACTCCCAGGGTGAGAAAAAGCAAGAGGTTTGCAGCTGAGCCGTGAAGCGCGCCGGTGTAAATGGCAGTGTATACAGCCGCACTCAGACCAGAGTAGCCTTTGAGGATGCCGGCAACAGCCCCTCTGCTGAGTGGGAAGTTCCTCATGTTGGTTACTAATGCGGCGGTCGACATCCACGCACCGCTGTTCGAACCCATGCATAATGCGATCCATATCTGCAATAGGGCCAACGAAAAGATTGGCACTAGTAAATTTCCACTATATGATGATCAAAGTAAAGAAAAGAAAAAGCTAGCCTAATAAGTCCAATCTTCCGCGTAAATTAAGTAAGATGTCCTCAATATGTGGCTCTTCGAGGCGATGAAAGCTTCCATTTTGTAAAGAAAATTATGTGGCTATCAGGCTATGCGCATATCGCCCGGCAAATGAAGCCAAATACAGGTGATACTTTTTCGCCCAATTGCAATCGAGGATTAACTTTTCGCCAATACTAGTTGGTATAAGTTTTGTTTGTGGAATCTTAGAAAGGGACACTTGTTTAGCTGGTCCCAACTAAGCATAACGCCTTTCCCCTAATATCAGTTCGTACAATGTAACCCAGCAGAGCAATTGAAGCATACGATTTCACGATCTAGAACCGATCTACAGTAAGGATTAATCTAGTAAAAGGGGTCTCATCGGGGAGCTCACTCACCAGCCAGTAGGGCAGCGCCGGGGCGACGCCGGAGACGGCGAGCCAGGTGACCCCGTAGCCGAGGaggccggaggcggcggcgacgagcaGGAGCAGGGCCGGGTGGAGCTTGTTGCAGACGACGCCGGGGAGGAGGCCGAGGCTGTCCCCGACGTTGCAGGCGACGCCGAGCAGCGCGACGCGGCTCTGGTCGGCGCCGAGCGCCACCTTGAGCGCGTGCGAGTAGAGCGCGAAGGCGGAGCTGGTCCCCGCCGACGCCTGCAGCCACACGGCCGCCCCCAGCCCAAGCCACGGCGGCCGGCTCCCGGCCTTCACCGCGCCCGGCATCCTCCGCCGCCGCGACCGCCGCTTCGCCGGACTTTCTTCGCCCCCGCCCTCTCGCCGTCACTGCTTTCTTTCCGGGGGAATAAAGCTCTCTCTGTGGTCGGGTGATGGCGAGTCGGTGGCGACGGTGGCGGGTTTTAAAGGGGGGTTTGGGTGGGGGGCGGCGTGAGGTCAGGCGTGGCAAAGGACTAAGGGCATGGTCAATGGGTAGCCTCAAAGATGATGCTTCATAAGccaactaggctcggatgccactgtggcAGCATGACGGCTGCTTGCATGCGCCAGGTGAAGCTTGCAGAGGAGACGGGTTCTTCAGCAGATAAAGAAGGAAAAAGTAAGGAAGGAGAGGAAAAGAAGGGGAGGAAGAATGGAAAAGATGAACACATGGGGACCAAAGGATGACGGGTGTGAGGCAGCACCACCATAGCCACCATTGGACTGAACGCATGTGAGCAATAGCCTCAATCCTCTCATGCCTGTGTGTTTGATGAAGCACCTGTCTTTTTTTCGCCTCCATTGGTCATGCCCTAAGCAGGAGCCGCTGGAGAGGAAAGCGTAAAAAAAAGCCATGGGTTTGAAGCGGCGTCGATGGCGACGGCCGGCGCGGCGGCCGGGCAAGGCCCGAAAATGTATCTGAAGCTGATTTCCGGCCGGGTGTCCGCATAGGCGTAGCGCCGCGTAGACCCTCGCCAGCTCGCCACGACGGCTGGGGGAGGaagccgtcttcttcctctcgcggtGCTGGCGGTGGTGGTGGGCGGTGGATCCGATTTAGTCCATTGATGAGTAATCTATTCCTCCTGGGAAAGATTTTACGCGCTGTGCTGTTCAGATAACGGAAATGGTGGACTTTTTGCAAAGGAAAAAATGGAAAACAAGCAGTTTGACCCGACGGAGGCGCCGAACTGCTGATGATCTGTCGCAGGATCGGATCGTCTTGGTGCATGTTGTCCGTCTTTGTAAGCTGGGTTCAATGAACCATCGATAATGTTGGGGCATCTCCAATGCCGGCCCCTAAATCGCCCGCAACAGGCCGGATCGAGCGGTCCGGACGTATTTTGTCATTCAACACATTTCCGTATCGGACCGCTCGATGGTTATGGCATGTTTTTTTTCCCGCAAACTTGAGATAAACTGTGAGGCTTTATGGTTGTCCGGGCGGCTGTCACGTCCGCGACTGACTAACCTGGCTCACCAAGCAACCCCATCTGTCTCTCATGTGCTTTCCGTCCGATGCACGTGCCGCAGCAATGCCGGACCAGAGCACCCAGCGGCCGACATTAATGTCGCGTGATGTGACCGGACGGGAGGGCGGCGCTAATAGATGCGACCTGAGGGGAGTCGCCGCTTCAATGCAGACGCAGCTTCCTAAGGAATCAACTCTGGCTGCTATGCTGCATTGAAGCGGCTCACCGTCCGTTCGCATGGTCTGGCCGAGGCTATATAAGCCGTGCTCCGACCCCGTCCACATTGCACTCAACACATCGCTTCGCACGTCCCCGTCCTCACCATCCCTCTTCCTCCACAACTCCAACGATGGGCAGCTCGGCCTCAGCACCGGCAGGAGGCAGCTTCGGAACGGGCCCCAAAGATTCGTGACAATACCCTCGAACTCCAGGGCCGTCGTCCTCATTGGCGGCCGGTTCCTCGGTGAAGTAGGAGATCATCATCTCCTCTGGCGATGAGGAGGACCAGTCGCCGCAACAGAAGGCGGTGACGCAGGGCGTGGCCTACGTCATGACTAACAAGGAGTACAAGCAACAGATGAAGGTCATGCTCCATCGCTCCATCCTCCACGCCAATGGCCCGGCACGTACTTTGGTCAGAGGATCAAAGGACATTCATTCTCCTTGGCCCACCACCAAAATTATAGTAATAACGTGCTGCcgccggtccgcctcgtctcctGTGAACTTAGCGCATGGtgcctttgttggaaatatgccctagaggcaataataaattagttattattattatattccttgttcatgataatcgtttattatacatgctataattgtattgataggaagctcagatacatgtgtggatacatagacaacaccatgtccctagtaagcctctagttgactagctcgttgatcaatagatggtcacggtttcctgaccatggacattggatgtcgttgataacgggatcacatcattaggagaatgatgtgatggacaagacccaatcccaagcctagcacaaagatcgtgtagttcgtatgctaaagcttttctagtgtcaagtatcatttccttagaccatgagattgtgcaactcccgaataccgtaggattgctttgggtttgtcaagtatcatttccttagaccatgagattgtgcaactcccggataccgtaggaatgctttgggtgtaccaaacgtcacaacgtaactgggtggctataaaggtgcactacgggta
It contains:
- the LOC119339902 gene encoding protein NUCLEAR FUSION DEFECTIVE 4-like translates to MPGAVKAGSRPPWLGLGAAVWLQASAGTSSAFALYSHALKVALGADQSRVALLGVACNVGDSLGLLPGVVCNKLHPALLLLVAAASGLLGYGVTWLAVSGVAPALPYWLIWIALCMGSNSGAWMSTAALVTNMRNFPLSRGAVAGILKGYSGLSAAVYTAIYTGALHGSAANLLLFLTLGVAIVCLLAMYFVRPCEPSLVENSSERVHFLFVQINSALLGVYLVVATTLDRFLTLTPALNYSLIAIMVILILAPFAIPVKMTLFRSVPRKVTSAAADNDHTEPFLLPSSSEPNFGKIEDEDAADIDLLLAEGEGAVKQKRRRPKRGEDFRFREALLKADFWLLFAVFFIGVGSGVTVLNNLAQVGTAAGVVGTTISVSLFSLGNFFGRLGGGAVSDYFVRSRTLPRTVLITCTQVVMIINYLVFALGLKATLYISVAILGICYGVHFSVMVSTSSELFGLKQFGKIYNFILLANPLGALVFSSLAGYVYDHEAAKQHSVAAVAGSDHVMVCYGPSCFRLTFFVLSGMACLGTFLSVILTVRIRPVYQMLYGGGPSSQPRNSAH